Below is a window of Myxococcales bacterium DNA.
GTCTCGTGGATGACCGGGTGGGTCCAGTGACGGTGTTCGTTCAACAGCCCGCCGAAGGCGTTCTTCATCGCGCCCGTCGTGGTCGTGAAGATGTGGGTCTTGACCGTCGGCAAGTGGATGATGTTCTCGCCGATGAAACGCTTCGGGATGCTGAAGCCCTTCGGGTAGACCTCGTTCAGGCACAGGAACTTCTTGGTCAGGTCGCCGACCGCGTCGCGCACGTCGATCCAGTCTTCGCCCTCGTAGAGATGCACGTTGCGGAGGCCGTGGGCTTCGACCACGTCGATCTGCTTGTTCTCGCGCTCACCCAGGTGTGCATCGATGACGACGGTGCGGTTGTGGCAGGCGTGGATCAGGTCACTGGAGTAACCGTCCTTCTTCATGGCGCGAATCACACCTTCGAGCTGCCACGGCGTGGTCGACGACCCGGGGTAGAAGAAGTGCCACGAGATGTTGACCTTCAGCCCGGTGTCCGCGGTCTTGTCGACGACCTCCTGGTAGTCCGCCAGGTTCATCAGGCGGTGGTAGTCCTCGAGGACGGTCTTCGGCGACGTGCGGACGATGGCGACTTTGGACTTCATGACGGGGGCTATGTGCCGCGTTTCGCCGCGCTCGCCAAGACCTCGGATGGCGTCTCCACGAAACCTCCAAGCTTCCTGCACCCGGGTGGCCGATAAATGCCGGCAAACGGCCGAAAAGTGCCGTCTCGCTGCAAGGCGCACCGACTGGGGGTGTCTTCCCGCTGAGAGTTGATGGGAGAGCGCAAGAAATTCGGGTTGGTGGGGCTGGTCATGGTCCTTGGCGCCTGCGCCAGCGCGCCGCCGCCCGTCGCGAGGGAGCCCAGCGTGAGCGAGGCGGAGGAGGCCGAGGTGCACGTCCTGCCAGGGCCCCTGTCCCTCGAGTCCGAGATTGGCGGCATGAGCCAGGATGGCGTCGAGGCGAAGCTCGCGGAGCTGCAACCTCGGTTCATCGACTGCGTCGAGCGGGCGACGGAGCGCCTGAGTGCCATCGGCGGCCGGGTGAGCGTGCGCATGCGGGTCGACAAACAGGGCAAGGTGCGCTGGGCCTACCTGAAGGACACGACCCTCGGCGATCGCGACGCCGAGACGTGTGTGCTCGAGCTGGTCAAGAGCCGCCGCTGGCCGCGACCGAAGAGTGGTGAGGGCCTGGCCGAGACATCATTCGAGGTCGAGGCCGCGGAGGCTCCGCGGGTCCTGTCGCCGCCGCGCGCGACGCTGTTTGCGCGCCAGGCAGGCTACGCAACGCGTGCCTGTCGCAAGGGGCTGCCGTCGGGTTTCATGGCGACCGCGTACCTCGGTTCGAAGGGTGAAGTGCTCGCGGCCGGCGTAGCGCCGCCGGACGAGAGTGGAGAGGCCGCCTCCGATTGCATCGCGGAGGCTCTGCTGCGCATGCGCGCTGGCGGTCTCGTGGCGTCCCGTGACGTAACCACGAAGGTCAGCGTGCGGATCCCCTGATCACGACAGGACGTGTACTCCGCCGTGTTCGTCCTTGACGACTGCGAAGCTGGTTTCGGCGGCGCCGCCGACTACCAATGGCCAGGCGAACGCCGCCGCCTGCACCGCGAGCAGCGAGGGTAGGCGAGTCACTCGCTCGACGTAGTTTTTCGCCTGGGCGAGGGCGGCGTCCGCGCGATGCCCGTGGATCTCACCGCGGGAGCGGCGGCCTCGGTAGGCATCGGCCGTCTCGAAATCTTCGGTCAGATCCAGGGTCAACAGATCGGGCACACTCGTGCGGGCCTTGAAGAACTGAGTGAGGGGCTCGCGCAACCTGTACGTCAGCTCGGGCAAGAAGATGCGGGCGAAGTGGCGCAGTTTGTCCTCGCCGAAGATGACCTTCACGGAAACCGTGCGTTGCTTGCCGCCGCAGACGTTGCAGGGGCGCACGAATCCGTGGTCGTCGGCTACACGAAACTGACACTCGGTGCAGCGCTGGATCTTGGCGGAGCGGGATTGCGGATCGAGTGAGCGAAACCGCTCGCCATTCAAATCGTTCACGTCGGGCGGCGGGGGTTGCTCGTCGAGCAAGCGCTCGAAGTCGTCTTCGCTGACCTCGGCGTCGTCGGTCCAGGTCGAGCGCTCGACGCCGCGCCCGCTCACCAGGATGGCCACGACGCGTTCAGTTGGCTCGGCAGTGGAGGGGGTACTGCTGCGCCCGCGAAGCGCCGCCTCGACCTCGGCCGCGTTGGGGCTCACGTCCTCGAAGTTGGGCATGAGAGTTGGGAGCTTACCTCGTTTCGGTGACGACTGACGTGCGTTATTCTCAAGTCGGGGTCAGCAGTTTCTCCCGGAAAAAATCCAAGACGCGCGCCACACTCGCCTCGTCCCGGTGCTCGGTGAGCACGGAGTGGTCGGTCACGTTCTGCGATTCGAGCTCGATGGCGATGAATGCATCGCCGAGGAGCCGCTTCAGTGACTCGAAACGCGTCCCGACCAGGCGATCGCCCTTGAAGCGCAGGCCGAGCACCTGGCAGCCGTCTTTGGCGCGGCGCTGAACCGCCAGGCGATCGGCGGGCGACAGGTTCAGGTCGGCGCCGCGGCGCTTCGAGATGGCGAAGGGGAGTGAAGGTTGGCTGAGCACGGGTGCGACCATGCGTTCGTCGACCATCATCGCCAGGGCAAAGCCTCCGCTGAAACACATGCCAATCGCGCCGATTCCGGGTCCGCCGAGCTCCGCGTGAAGCTCGGCGCCGAGAGCGCGCAGCCAGGCCACGATGGGTGAGGTCTGGTTGGCGGCCCAGGTGGAGAACTCCGCGGCGACACACAGCTTGGCCATCGAGCTGACGTTGTAGGCGGAGCTCACTGCTCTGCCGGGTGTGCCGATCAGATCCGGCAGCACCACGGTGAATCCCGCATCGACGACCTCGCGGGCGAAGCTCATCACGTTGGGGGTGATGCCCGGGATCTCGTGCACGACGATCACCCCGGGTCCGCTCCCGGCGCGATGGGTGTCGCGCGTGAAACCGGAGTGCGTGAACGAGCCGCGCGTCCAGCCAGGCAAGGTCACGGAGGGCATCAGCTCGACCTGTAGGGCGATCGTCGGGATGCGCCCGCCCAAACTCGTAGCATGCCGAACCGGGGTCGCGCGCGTCGTTTTCGTCCGCGACATGGGAGCACGCGGGCCGAGCCGAGCTCGCCCGAAACGTGCATGACCGGAAAAAGGTTGCGATGTTCGCGTGCCGAGCGCGCGGTGGTACGGTTTGCCCAGTGGAGGTGGAGACCATTTGGGGCTTGGCCATTGCGGCCGTCGCTCTGCTCAACTGCGTGTGGTACGAGGCCAAGTGGTTCCTGACGCGGAACGGTCATCGAGTCGGGTGGCTGTGGGGTCATCTCGCGGACTTCGGTTCGTTGCTGCAGCTGGCGCGCTCCACCGCCTCCGCCAAGGTCAGGGGCGGCGCGCGCCGACGGTTGGTGCTCCTGGGAAGCCTGTTGGTCTCGTCGTTCGTGCTCGTGGCGCTGTCGTTCGCGAGCGGCTCCCACGTGGAGCGGACGCGCTGAAAGGCGCGCGGTTCGGCCCACACCTCGAAGCTCGTCCTCAGCCCAACCCGAACAGCCGCGCGGCGTTGTCGTGCAAGAACAGGCGGCGCGTCTCGGCGTCGAGACCGAGCGTATCCACCTGAGCCAAGCAGTCGCCCGGTAGGATCATCGGGTAGTTCGAGCCGAACAGGACCTTCCTCTTTCCGTGCCCGGAGAGGAACGCCACGAGCTCCGGCGGAAAGCGCTTCGGTTTGTAGGCGCTCGTGTCGATGTAGACGTTCTCGTATTTGGTTGCGAGGGCGATCATCTCGTTTTGCCACGGGTAGCCGATGTGCCCGCCGACGATCGTCAGCTCGGGAAAATCCAGCGCGACCTGGTCGAGGTACGGGATGGGCCGCCCCGGCTCGGACGGACCGAGCGGTCCGGTGTGCCCGACCTGCAAACAGAACGGGATGCCGAGCTCCACACACTCCGCGTACAGCGGATAATACAGGCGGTCGTTGGGCGGCTTGTTCCACAGCCACGGCAGCAGGCGCAGGCCCTTGAGCCCCAGCTCGCGCACCGCGCGCCGGAGCTCGCGGATTGCGTCCAGCGGCCGAGCGAGATCCACCGACGCGATGCCGGTCAGGAGGTCCGGTCGCGCGCGCACGGCAGCTGCTACCTCGTCGTTCGAGATCAAGGCTCCGGTCGGCCCGAACCAGGCGGAGATGAGCGCGTGCTGAACGCCGGCAGCCTCGAGGGCACCGGTCGTGAGCTCGAGCGGGATGCTGTCGGGGATTTCTCCGGCGCCCATCCAGCGGCGCAGTGATGCGAACATCGGGTGCTGAATGAACGCGCTCGTGGGGTGCTGGACCCAGGCGTCGATGATGGGCTCGGCGGACATGACCCACTCGATCTAGGATGTCCGCATGGGGAGCGAAAGCCTCGAAGCCTTCGACCTGGTCGTGATCGGCTCCGGGCCGGCGGGGGAGAAGGGCGCTGCTCAGGCCGCGTACTTCGGCAAACGAGTCGCCGTCATCGAGGCCGAGCCGGAGCCCGGCGGCGCTGCGGTGCACACCGGGACCCTGCCCAGCAAGACACTGCGCGAGACCGCGCTCTACATCTCCGGTTACCGTGCCCGCAACCTGTACGGTGTGGCGGTGGAGCTCACCCGGGACGCGACGATCCCCGCGCTGATCGCGCGCAAGAACGCCATCGCGGAGGCGGCGTCGCGATCGATTCGGGACAACCTCGAGCGTCACTGCGTCACCTACGTTCAGGGTCACGGCAGCTTCGAGGACGCCCACACCGTGGTGGTGGAGGGCCCCCAGGGACGCCGGCGCTTGCGTGGTGAGTTCGTGCTCATCGCCACGGGCTCCCGCCCCTACCGCCCGAGCGACATCGATTTCGATGATCCCGGGATCGACGACAGCGACGAGATCCTCGGGATCCAGAAGCTCCCCACGTCGCTGACCGTGCTCGGAGGGGGGGTGATTGGCTGTGAGTACGCCAGCATGTTTGCGGCGCTCGGAGTCGACGTGACCCTGATCGACGCGCGCACGGAAATCCTGCCGTTCCTCGATCCCGAAATCGTCGAGCGACTGCGGGAGGCCATGGGGCGAATGGGCATTCGTGTGGTGCTCGGGCAGCGCTGGAGCCAAGTGAGCCGCGACGGGCAGAGCATCGTCGTCGAGCTCGGCGGAGAGCGTATCGAGTCCGAGTACCTGCTCTTTGCGGCCGGACGGCTCGGTAACACCGAGAAGCTGCGCCTCGAGCGCGTCGGCGTGCAGCCGAACCCACGCGGCTACTTGGAGGTGGACGCGGCCTACCGCACCAGCGCCCCGAGTGTGCTGGCGGCGGGGGACGTGATCGGATTTCCTGCGCTGGCGTCGGCGAGCATGGAGCAGGGACGGGTCGCCATCTGCAAGGCGTTCGGCTTCGACTACAAACAAGCCGTGGCCGAGATCGTGCCCTACGGCATCTACACCATCCCGGAAGTGAGCGCGGTCGGCGAGACTGAGGCGAGCGCCCGGGAAAAGGGTCTGGACGTCGTGGTCGGGCGGGCCCTCTATCACAACAACGCGCGCGGGCAGATCACCGGCGACCTCGATGGCATCACCAAGCTGGTCGTCGAGCGAAGCAGCCGGCGGGTAGTGGGCGTGCATGTGATCGGCGAGCGGGCGACCGAGCTCGTTCACATCGGACAGACGGCGCTCCACTGCCAAGCGTCGGTCGATCTCTTCATCGA
It encodes the following:
- a CDS encoding amidohydrolase; the protein is MSAEPIIDAWVQHPTSAFIQHPMFASLRRWMGAGEIPDSIPLELTTGALEAAGVQHALISAWFGPTGALISNDEVAAAVRARPDLLTGIASVDLARPLDAIRELRRAVRELGLKGLRLLPWLWNKPPNDRLYYPLYAECVELGIPFCLQVGHTGPLGPSEPGRPIPYLDQVALDFPELTIVGGHIGYPWQNEMIALATKYENVYIDTSAYKPKRFPPELVAFLSGHGKRKVLFGSNYPMILPGDCLAQVDTLGLDAETRRLFLHDNAARLFGLG
- the sthA gene encoding Si-specific NAD(P)(+) transhydrogenase; protein product: MGSESLEAFDLVVIGSGPAGEKGAAQAAYFGKRVAVIEAEPEPGGAAVHTGTLPSKTLRETALYISGYRARNLYGVAVELTRDATIPALIARKNAIAEAASRSIRDNLERHCVTYVQGHGSFEDAHTVVVEGPQGRRRLRGEFVLIATGSRPYRPSDIDFDDPGIDDSDEILGIQKLPTSLTVLGGGVIGCEYASMFAALGVDVTLIDARTEILPFLDPEIVERLREAMGRMGIRVVLGQRWSQVSRDGQSIVVELGGERIESEYLLFAAGRLGNTEKLRLERVGVQPNPRGYLEVDAAYRTSAPSVLAAGDVIGFPALASASMEQGRVAICKAFGFDYKQAVAEIVPYGIYTIPEVSAVGETEASAREKGLDVVVGRALYHNNARGQITGDLDGITKLVVERSSRRVVGVHVIGERATELVHIGQTALHCQASVDLFIEMVFNYPTLAESYKYAAYECLAALAKGS
- a CDS encoding dienelactone hydrolase family protein, encoding MPSVTLPGWTRGSFTHSGFTRDTHRAGSGPGVIVVHEIPGITPNVMSFAREVVDAGFTVVLPDLIGTPGRAVSSAYNVSSMAKLCVAAEFSTWAANQTSPIVAWLRALGAELHAELGGPGIGAIGMCFSGGFALAMMVDERMVAPVLSQPSLPFAISKRRGADLNLSPADRLAVQRRAKDGCQVLGLRFKGDRLVGTRFESLKRLLGDAFIAIELESQNVTDHSVLTEHRDEASVARVLDFFREKLLTPT
- a CDS encoding AgmX/PglI C-terminal domain-containing protein, whose product is MGERKKFGLVGLVMVLGACASAPPPVAREPSVSEAEEAEVHVLPGPLSLESEIGGMSQDGVEAKLAELQPRFIDCVERATERLSAIGGRVSVRMRVDKQGKVRWAYLKDTTLGDRDAETCVLELVKSRRWPRPKSGEGLAETSFEVEAAEAPRVLSPPRATLFARQAGYATRACRKGLPSGFMATAYLGSKGEVLAAGVAPPDESGEAASDCIAEALLRMRAGGLVASRDVTTKVSVRIP